The Candidatus Nanopelagicales bacterium DNA window GATCCAGCCTGCTGGTGCGGGCGGCTCAACTCCGGCGCCCGCTACTGATCGTGCACGGACTCAGCGACGACAACGTAGTCGTCGCGCACACGCTGCGCCTGTCAGCCGCACTGCTGGCGGCCGGTCGCGAACATTCGGTTCTGCCGTTGTCGGGAGTGACGCACATGACCCCACAGGAAGTCGTCGCGGAGAATCTGCTCCTGCGCGCTGTCTCGTTCTTGCGCGACGCTCTGGCCTGAGGCGATCCGTCATTCTCCGCTGTCGCCGGCGTCCGGGCAGTAGCAGGCCACCAAGTGGTCCGGCGAGCTTCCCGGAACCGGCTCCAGTTTCGGAGGGGATCCAGAGCACGCATCGTAGGCCTTCCAGCACCGCCACCGGAACCGGCACCCAGCGCCGAGAGTCGCGTCGGACCCAGACGCTCGCCCAGCGGTGTCCGTTAGGCTGCTCGGGACGGCCCCGGCCCTTCGTCGGGCCGCGGCCAGCAGCGACCTCGTATACGGGTGGGCCGGGCGGCTGTAGATGTCATCGCGCCCCCCCGTCTCGACTATGGAGCCCGAGTACATCACCGCCACCTTGTCGGCGATCTGGCGCACGACGGCCAGGTCGTGACTGATGAACACGTACGACAAGCCCAACTCGTCCCGCAGATCGAGCAACAGATTCATGATCTGCGCCCGGACCGACACGTCCAGGGCCGAAACCGGTTCGTCAGCAACGACGATCTTCGGCCGCAAGGCGATCGCCCTGGCGACTCCGATGCGCTGACGCTGGCCGCCGGAGAACTGATGCGGGTACCTGTTGGCGAACTCCGGGCCCAGTCCGACCTGCTCGAGCAGCCCAGCGACGGCCTGCCTGGACGATCGGTTCGGTGCCAGCGCGTCCGGATGGATGGCGAAGGGCTCTCGAAGGATCGCCGAGATGGTCATCCTCGGATTCAGCGACAGGTACGGATCCTGAAGCACGATCTGGATGTCCCGCCGCTTCCGGCGAAGCTGACGGGCCGAGAGTCCAGCCAGGTCATCCCCGGTTACTTCGACGGACCCAGAAGTCGGGGCCTCCAGCCCGAGCAGCAACCTGGCCGTGGTCGACTTCCCAGACCCGCTCTCACCGACTATTCCGACGGACTCCCCCGCGCGCAGTGTCAGCGTCACTCCGTCTACCGCCCTGACTTCGCCGATAGTGCGTTTCCAAATGACTCCGCGCCGGATCGGGTAGACCTTTGTCAGGTTCGTCGCAGCCAGGACGATCGGGCGCTCAGCCATGCGACATGACCTCATCAGCCCGCCAGCAGCGGCTCCAGTGATCTGGCGCCGCCAGGGACCACTCGGGCTCCCGCGCGCACAGATCGATCGCGAGCGCGCACCTGGGCCGGAACAGGCAACCGGACGGCAACTTCATCAGGCTTG harbors:
- a CDS encoding ATP-binding cassette domain-containing protein, which translates into the protein MAERPIVLAATNLTKVYPIRRGVIWKRTIGEVRAVDGVTLTLRAGESVGIVGESGSGKSTTARLLLGLEAPTSGSVEVTGDDLAGLSARQLRRKRRDIQIVLQDPYLSLNPRMTISAILREPFAIHPDALAPNRSSRQAVAGLLEQVGLGPEFANRYPHQFSGGQRQRIGVARAIALRPKIVVADEPVSALDVSVRAQIMNLLLDLRDELGLSYVFISHDLAVVRQIADKVAVMYSGSIVETGGRDDIYSRPAHPYTRSLLAAARRRAGAVPSSLTDTAGRASGSDATLGAGCRFRWRCWKAYDACSGSPPKLEPVPGSSPDHLVACYCPDAGDSGE